The following proteins are encoded in a genomic region of Bubalus kerabau isolate K-KA32 ecotype Philippines breed swamp buffalo chromosome 15, PCC_UOA_SB_1v2, whole genome shotgun sequence:
- the LOC129628003 gene encoding interstitial collagenase-like, whose product MPRLPLLLLLLWGAGSHGFPAVTSETQEQDVETVKKYLENYYNLNSDGKKVERQRNGGLVIEKLKQMQKFFGLRVTGKPDAETLNVMKQPRCGVPDVAPFVLTPGNPRWENTNLTYRIENYTPDLSRADVDQAIEKAFQLWSNVTPLTFTKVSEGQADIMISFVRGDHRDNSPFDGPGGNLAHAFQPGAGIGGDAHFDDDEWWTNNFQDYNLYRVAAHEFGHSLGLAHSTDIGALMYPSYIFSGDVQLSQDDIDGIQAIYGHSQNPTQPVGPQTPEVCDSKLTFDAVTTIRGEVMFFKDRFYMRTNPLYPEVELNFISVFWPRLPNRLQAAYEVADRDEVRFFKGNKYWAVKGQDVLRGYPRDIYRSFGFPRTVKSIDAAVSEEDTGKTYFFVANKCWRYDEYKQSMDAGYPKMIAEEFPGIGNKVDAVFQKGGFFYFFHGKRQYKFDPKTKRILTLLKANSWFNCRKN is encoded by the exons ATGCCCagactgcctctgctgctgctgctactctgGGGCGCGGGGTCCCACGGCTTCCCAGCAGTGACTTCAGAAACACAAGAACAAGATGTGGAGACGGTGAAG AAATACCTGGAAAACTACTACAACCTGAACAGTGATGGGAAGAAAGTTGAAAGGCAGAGAAACGGTGGCCTCGTAATTGAAAAGCTAAAGCAAATGCAGAAATTCTTTGGGCTTAGAGTGACCGGGAAACCAGATGCTGAAACCCTGAATGTGATGAAGCAGCCCAGATGTGGGGTGCCCGACGTGGCTCCGTTTGTTCTTACTCCAGGAAATCCTCGTTGGGAGAACACAAACCTGACCTACAG GATTGAAAATTACACCCCAGACCTGTCAAGAGCAGATGTGGACCAAGCCATTGAGAAAGCCTTTCAACTCTGGAGCAATGTCACACCCTTGACCTTCACCAAGGTCTCTGAGGGTCAAGCGGACATAATGATATCCTTTGTCAGGGGAG ATCATCGTGACAATTCTCCCTTTGATGGACCTGGTGGAAACCTTGCTCATGCTTTTCAACCAGGGGCAGGTATCGGAGGAGACGCTCATTTTGATGATGATGAATGGTGGACCAACAATTTCCAAG ATTATAACTTGTATCGGGTGGCAGCTCATGAATTTGGCCATTCCCTTGGACTTGCTCATTCTACTGACATTGGGGCTCTGATGTACCCCAGTTACATCTTCAGTGGCGATGTTCAGCTTTCTCAGGATGACATTGATGGGATCCAGGCCATCTATG GACATTCCCAAAATCCCACTCAGCCAGTCGGCCCACAAACCCCAGAAGTGTGTGATAGCAAGCTAACTTTTGATGCCGTAACTACAATTCGGGGAGAAGTGATGTTCTTCAAAGACCG gtTCTACATGCGCACAAATCCCTTGTACCCAGAAGTGGAGCtcaatttcatttctgttttctggcCACGTCTCCCAAATAGACTTCAAGCTGCTTATGAGGTTGCCGACAGGGATGAGGTCCGGTTTTTCAAAG GTAACAAGTACTGGGCGGTTAAGGGGCAGGATGTGCTCCGCGGATACCCCAGGGACATCTACAGATCCTTTGGCTTTCCGAGAACAGTGAAGAGTATCGATGCTGCTGTTTCTGAGGAAGATACTGGGAAAACATACTTCTTTGTTGCCAACAAATGCTGGAG GTATGATGAATATAAACAGTCCATGGATGCAGGTTATCCCAAAATGATAGCAGAAGAGTTTCCTGGAATTGGCAACAAAGTTGATGCTGTTTTCCAGAAAGGTG gatttttctatttcttccatggAAAAAGGCAATACAAATTTGATCCCAAAACTAAGAGAATTTTGACTCTTCTAAAAGCTAATAGCTGGTTCAACTGCAGAAAAAATTGA